TTCAAGATCATCAAGCTCAACAAGCGCCGCCGCAACATCGTGGTGTCGCGCCGCGTGCTCCTGGAAGCCGACCGCGAGATCAAGCGCGACAAGCTGAAGAAGGAGCTCGAGGTAGGCCAGCAGCGCGTGGGCATCGTCAAGAACATCACCGACTTCGGTGCGTTCATCGACCTGGGCGGCATGGACGGCCTGCTGCACATCACCGACATGTCGTGGGGCCGCGTTGGCCACCCGTCCGAGGTGGTGGGCATCGGCGACGAGCTGGAGGTGAAGGTCCTGGACATCGACTGGGAGCGCGAGCGCCTGTCGCTGGGCCTGAAGCAGCTTCAGGACTACCCCTGGAAGGACGTCGAGACCAAGTACCCGGTGGGCGCCCGCGTTCGCGGCCGCGTCGTCTCGATCACCAACTACGGCGCCTTCGTGGAGCTGGAGAAGGGTGTCGAGGGCCTGGTGCACATCTCCGAGATGAGCTGGACGCGCAACGTCCGGCACCCGTCCAAGATCGTGTCGCTGGGCGATGAGATCGAGGCGGTGATCCTGAAGGTGGATCCGGAAGGCGAGAAGATCTCGCTCGGCATGAAGCAGATCGAGGAAGACCCGTGGCACGCGCTGCCGGCCAAGTACCCGGTGGGCACGCGCCTCAGCGGCAAGGTCCGCAACCTCACCAGCTTCGGTGCCTTCGTCGAGATCGAGCCGGGGATCGACGGCCTGGTGCACATCTCCGACATGAGCTGGACGAAGCGCATCCAGCACCCGTCGGAAGTCGTCAAGAAGGGTGACGACGTCGACGTGGTGATCCTGGGCGTGGACGCGGAGAACAAGCGCATCTCGCTGGGCCTGAAGCAGACCCAGGACGACCCGTGGGGCGACATCGCCACGCAGTACCACGCGGGCCAGGAGATCGCCGGCCCCATCACCCGCCTGCAGGACAAGGGCGTGGCGGTGGACCTGGGCAACGACGTCGAGGGCTTCGTGCCCGTTTCGCAGATCGGCGTGACCGGCCTGCAGAACCCGGCGGACGTGTTCGCCGAGGGCGACATGCTCGACATGCGCATCACCGAGGTCGACGCGGCCAACCACCGCATCGTCTGCGAAGTGGTGCGGGTGCCCAAGTTCGAGGGCGGCGAGCCGCAGTTCACCGTGGCGGCCACCCCGGCCGTCGCGGACGAGGCTTCGGAGACCACCGCGAGCGCCGACGACGCGCCCGCGGCCGACGAGGCCCCGGCTGCGGAGGCTTCGGCCGATGCGGCTCCGGCTGCGGACGAGGCTCCGGCTTCGGACGACGCTCCCGCCGCGGACGCCGGAACGGACGAGCAGGCGTAAACCTCCCGGACGCACCGCATCGCGCTGAAAACGGGCGCGGAGCTTCGGCTCCGCGCCCGTTTTGTCATCCGCAACCGACCGTGCTACCGGGCTTCCCAGTACGATTCCACGCCGTCGGTCAGCAGGTGCAGGAAGTTGTATCCGGTCTTGCTCTCGATGGCGTCGACGGTGGTGCGGTAGCTTTCCCACGAGGCGGTGGAAATCCCCGTGATGTTGGGCATGTCCACCGCGATCACCTCGATGCTGCTCGTCGACGTGGCCTGCGCCAGGCCCTGACCGTAGGGCATCAGCAGCGCGATCTTGTAGTTGCGCCGCGGGATGGCCACCTTGCCCGCGTTCAGCAGCGTGCCGCTGTACGAGTATCCGCCGGCCATGATGTAGATTTCCTTGTTGTTCGTCTGCGCCTGCGTCTGCAGGTACTGCTCGAACTTGTACCAGGGCCCGCCGTTCAGGTCCTGGTACTGCGGCAGGATGTTGGTCATCAGGAACGTCTGCTTATTGTGCTCCGACGACCAGGTGCGCTCCTCGCTGCGCACCATGTGGCCGCGGCTGAACCCCGAGTTCGTGTAGTCCGACGTCGTTACGCGGTAGCAGCCGGTGGGCAGCGTGCCGTCGGAGTAGAAGCTCGTGGAGCGCGCCGCGTCGCCGTAGTGCGTCTTGTTCAGGTTCCACGACACCCAGTTGGGCCCGCCGCGCGAGCAGTTGTACGAAATGTAGTGGGTGTTCTTGGAAAGCCGCACGTCGCTGGTGGACGACCCCGACGGCGCGCCGAACTCCACGTGGTTGCGGTAGATGGCGCTGGGGTAGGTGTAGAAGCTGGGTCCGTCGGGGTTGGTCGTGACTTCGGTCGGGCCGTCGGTGGAGCAGGCGGCCAGGGCCAGCATGGCGGCAAGACCCAGCACCGCGCGCGCGGTGATGCGAGGGAAGGGCATCAGCGTCCGTTCCTTGGGGGTGATTCAGAGACTCCGGGGATGACCACCGTTTTGCAACGTCGGTGCCCCACCAAGGAACGGCCGCTCGATCATCCCGCGGCCCCTGGCCGGGAGGCGCCACCCGCACTGGAGCCGCATGAGGATGGAACGCGTAAAGATGCTGGCGGGCGAGCTTTACGATCCCATGGACACCGGCCTGGTCGCCCGTCGCGAGCGCGCACGCGACCTGTGCCAGGCGCTGAACGCCACGGGCGAGGCCCGGCAGGCCGAGCGGCGGCGCATCGTGAGCGACCTGTTCTGGTCAGGTGGGGACACCGTTTTGGTGCAGCCGGCCTTCCCATCGATCACGGAGGAAGCGCAGTGAGGCCTCGCGTTACCGTCATCACCCTCGGCGTGGACCACCTGGAGCGGTCGCTCCGCTTCTACCGCGACGGGCTGGGCTTTCCGACAGAGGGGATCACCGGCGCCGAGTTCGAGCACGGCGCGGTGGTGTTCATCGACCTGCAGGCGGGGCTGAAGCTGGCGCTCTGGCCGCGGGCCAGCCTGGCGCACGACACCGGCCTTTCCGTCGCGCCTCCCTCCGCGACGGAGTTCACGCTGGGGCACAACGTCGCGTCCCGAGCGGAGGTGGATTCGGTGATGCAGCAAGCGCGGGCGGCGGGTGCCCGCATCGTGAAGGAGGCGCACGACACGTTCTGGGGCGGATACGCCGGCTACTTCCAGGACCCGGACGGGCACCTCTGGGAAGTCGTGTGGAACCCGTCGTTCGAGATCCAGGACTAGCCCCGGGCGACGCC
This sequence is a window from Longimicrobium sp.. Protein-coding genes within it:
- a CDS encoding S1 RNA-binding domain-containing protein — its product is FKIIKLNKRRRNIVVSRRVLLEADREIKRDKLKKELEVGQQRVGIVKNITDFGAFIDLGGMDGLLHITDMSWGRVGHPSEVVGIGDELEVKVLDIDWERERLSLGLKQLQDYPWKDVETKYPVGARVRGRVVSITNYGAFVELEKGVEGLVHISEMSWTRNVRHPSKIVSLGDEIEAVILKVDPEGEKISLGMKQIEEDPWHALPAKYPVGTRLSGKVRNLTSFGAFVEIEPGIDGLVHISDMSWTKRIQHPSEVVKKGDDVDVVILGVDAENKRISLGLKQTQDDPWGDIATQYHAGQEIAGPITRLQDKGVAVDLGNDVEGFVPVSQIGVTGLQNPADVFAEGDMLDMRITEVDAANHRIVCEVVRVPKFEGGEPQFTVAATPAVADEASETTASADDAPAADEAPAAEASADAAPAADEAPASDDAPAADAGTDEQA
- a CDS encoding DNA/RNA non-specific endonuclease — protein: MPFPRITARAVLGLAAMLALAACSTDGPTEVTTNPDGPSFYTYPSAIYRNHVEFGAPSGSSTSDVRLSKNTHYISYNCSRGGPNWVSWNLNKTHYGDAARSTSFYSDGTLPTGCYRVTTSDYTNSGFSRGHMVRSEERTWSSEHNKQTFLMTNILPQYQDLNGGPWYKFEQYLQTQAQTNNKEIYIMAGGYSYSGTLLNAGKVAIPRRNYKIALLMPYGQGLAQATSTSSIEVIAVDMPNITGISTASWESYRTTVDAIESKTGYNFLHLLTDGVESYWEAR
- a CDS encoding maltose acetyltransferase domain-containing protein, with amino-acid sequence MRMERVKMLAGELYDPMDTGLVARRERARDLCQALNATGEARQAERRRIVSDLFWSGGDTVLVQPAFPSITEEAQ
- a CDS encoding VOC family protein, with product MRPRVTVITLGVDHLERSLRFYRDGLGFPTEGITGAEFEHGAVVFIDLQAGLKLALWPRASLAHDTGLSVAPPSATEFTLGHNVASRAEVDSVMQQARAAGARIVKEAHDTFWGGYAGYFQDPDGHLWEVVWNPSFEIQD